A window of the Tiliqua scincoides isolate rTilSci1 chromosome 5, rTilSci1.hap2, whole genome shotgun sequence genome harbors these coding sequences:
- the LOC136654334 gene encoding olfactory receptor 4N5-like codes for MEQGNHTVVTEFILQGLSQRWELQLFLCALLLLFYIIILPGNILIIVTIWNDPRLGSPMFFFLASLALLDICYSCVTPPKMMANLFSGHRTISYQACIAQIFFIHFLGGAEIFLLIAMALDRYVAICHPLRYATLMTRMACWTMVGCSWTGGFMHSIIQVFFILPLPFCGPNELDNFFCDVTHFVRLACTNTYMTEFIMFVSNGLVIIVGFIFLLISYGALLVKVRTGSRLRKSKASSTCISHIIIVFIMFGPAIYIYCRPFQNFPFDKTVAFFHTVVFPLMNPIIYTLRNKEIKAAMWKYLKKYRI; via the coding sequence ATGGAGCAAGGAAATCACACAGTGGTGACCGAATTCATTCTCCAGGGGTTATCACAGAGATGGGAGCTGCAGCTGTTCCTCTGTGCCCTCCTCCTACTCTTCTATATCATCATCCTACCTGGGAACATCCTGATCATTGTGACAATTTGGAATGACCCCCGCCTGGGATCccccatgtttttcttcttggccAGTCTAGCCTTGCTGGACATCTGCTACAGCTGCGTCACCCCTCCCAAGATGATGGCAAATCTCTTCTCTGGCCACAGAACCATCTCCTACCAGGCCTGCATAGCTCAGATCTTTTTTATTCATTTCCTGGGTGGGGCTGAGATATTCCTTCTAATTGCCATGGCTCTggatcgctatgtggccatctgccacccactgcgtTATGCCACTCTAATGACCAGGATGGCTTGCTGGACGATGGTGGGATGTTCATGGACTGGAGGCTTCATGCATTCCATTATCCAGGTCTTTTTCATCCTTCCACTTCccttctgtggccccaatgagttggacaatttcttctgtgatgTCACCCATTTCGTCAGGCTAGCTTGCACCAATACCTACATGACAGAGTTCATTATGTTTGTCAGCAATGGCCTGGTCATCATCGTAGGCTTCATCTTCCTCCTCATTTCCTATGGGGCCCTGCTGGTCAAAGTGAGGACAGGTTCCAGACTCAGGAAGAGCAAAGCCTCCTCCACATGCATTTCCCACATCATCATTGTATTCATCATGTTTGGTCCTGCCATCTACATCTACTGCCGCCCATTCCAGAACTTTCCATTTGACAAGACTGTGGCCTTCTTCCACACTGTGGTCTTCCCTTTGATGAACCCCATAATATACACACTGAGGAACAAAGAGATCAAAGCTGCTATGTGGAAATACCTGAAAAAATATAGAATTTGA